In one window of Heptranchias perlo isolate sHepPer1 chromosome 4, sHepPer1.hap1, whole genome shotgun sequence DNA:
- the hapln1b gene encoding hyaluronan and proteoglycan link protein 1 has translation MTSLLLLALVSVCWADSHFSQNSTESKYFRTIYIADNGSRLGIKIEQPKVVSYRGSNATLPCKFHYMPVPVRAIQTPLKVRIKWTKLTSDYLKEIDVFVALGNNWKSFGNYQGRVFLDKTNENDASITITDLTLEDYGNYKCEIIEGLDDATGTVLLDLQGIVFPYFPRLGRYNLNFIEAQKACEDQDAIVASFDQLYDAWRAGLDWCNAGWLNDGSVQYPITKPREPCGGRNTVPGVRSYGYRDKVKNKYDVFCFTSNYEGRFYYLINFRKLTYGEAVQACIKDGSRIAKVGQMYAAWKLLGYDRCDAGWLADGSVRYPITRPRQRCSENEAAVRFSGFPDKKHRLYGVYCFRSN, from the exons ATAATGGATCACGACTGGGCATAAAGATAGAACAGCCTAAAGTTGTCTCTTACCGAGGTAGCAATGCCACTCTGCCCTGTAAGTTCCATTACATGCCCGTGCCTGTGCGTGCAATTCAAACCCCTCTTAAGGTCAGGATCAAGTGGACCAAACTGACCTCAGATTACCTCAAGGAAATTGATGTATTTGTTGCATTGGGAAACAACTGGAAAAGTTTTGGAAACTACCAGGGAAGAGTTTTTCTAGACAAAACCAATGAGAATGATGCCTCTATAACAATAACAGATTTAACATTGGAGGACTACGGTAACTACAAATGTGAAATAATTGAGGGACTAGACGATGCCACCGGGACTGTGCTGCTGGATCTGCAAG GTATTGTGTTCCCATACTTTCCACGACTAGGTCGCTATAACCTGAATTTCATTGAGGCTCAGAAGGCGTGTGAAGATCAGGATGCGATAGTTGCTTCATTTGATCAGCTTTACGATGCGTGGAGAGCGGGACTGGACTGGTGTAACGCAGGCTGGCTGAATGATGGCTCTGTGCAGTATCCTATCACCAAACCCAGGGAACCATGTGGAGGGAGAAATACAGTGCCTGGTGTCAGAAGCTATGGATACAGAGACAAGGTGAAGAACAAATATGATGTGTTCTGCTTTACATccaactacgaag GGCGCTTTTACTATCTGATCAACTTTAGAAAGCTGACCTATGGCGAAGCCGTGCAAGCCTGTATTAAGGATGGATCAAGGATTGCTAAAGTTGGCCAGATGTATGCAGCCTGGAAGTTGCTGGGTTACGACCGCTGTGATGCGGGCTGGCTAGCCGATGGCAGTGTCCGCTACCCGATCACCAGACCCCGACAACGGTGCAGTGAAAACGAGGCAGCGGTCCGCTTCTCTGGTTTCCCAGATAAGAAACACCGGTTATATGGTGTCTACTGCTTCAGAAGCAACTGA